The genomic stretch TTGGTTTTCTTGCTTTGACTGTGTAATGAGCTTCCTGAAAAAGTTGGCAAGGGTTGGTCCTTGGTTGAATCGGACAATCGGTGACCTGAATATGATGCTTTATAGATAGAGAACTTAGCTTACGAGGGATTATGCAGCAAATAACCAACTATtccatgtgtgttggatgtggtattggtTGAAGATCATGTTTGTTATGGTCTTTGATTTGTTTCCTTTGGACCTGGCTGTGTAATGCGCCTCTTTGGTTTATTATATTATCTACTGCACCAAGGTTTATTATATTTCACAAAAAAATATTTATAGACTTGtttctgttttctttcttttattggaatCCTTATGCTTAAGGTTTGTTTTTGTAGTAAAGTTGTATCCGTACATCTCTACCAAAGGATTAGACTAAAGGGAGAGATAGAAGATGGTGGTGCTAATTTCCAGGTAAACAAATTAACTGATACCTCCAAATGATTAGTTAAGTGTTGTACAGTAAAACAGGATGATATGACCATATATGGCTCCAGGCAGTTTGAATGGATCGTACCGTGAGGGTCAGGCATGCAGAACGCTGGTCCCTCTTGAAAGCTGAATGCGCAGCGTCCCCCAGTCAGTTCGCATTGTCCACAAGCGTGATACCAATACACCGTCTTCTCAGCAAAACTGAGGATATTTTGTGCACTTTCCTTAAAGGACTGTGAGTGCATGTCTAACATTGGGTCGTCAAACATATACATGGGTATACGGCGGCCGCCACCGCCATCTGAGATCGGCATGACCTTGCAGTCCAATGGAAGAACAGACATGTCTACATAACCATCCACCAAATACAAGAAGTGAGTTGCGTTGCTAAGGCAAGAGACTGGGCCTGCGATTCCATCAGCAACACCTGGTGTGAACTCTCTTGAACAGCATACTAGATATGTAGGACTGGTAAATTCTACTAGCCGCTCATCGTTCAGATCATCAACTTGTAGAGATGATACACCTCTGGAAATAATGAGCTTCTGCCGGAGCAGCAGGCAGGGGTCTACAAGCGGGATAAGCTTCATGGAAGATCGTCTGTAATCTATGTCACTGACATTGTATTGGCCAAGAACTGGGTGAAACAGGATGGTGTCTTGACCAGAGCATGCGAACCTCCTGATTGATTGGTGGCCACATccacatgatgatgatgatgatgtattgCTGGATTCAAGACAGAAAGGATACCTGATCTCTGGGCCATGTTGGTTGCACTGGGACGGTGGGCAGTATTTGAAGAAATCTTGATCATCCCGTGCCGTGGCCAAGTATATTCCATGGTCGATAAGAGGCAGCAGCAGGATGGCTGTGACAAGTACTTTGCACATCTTTCTTTACTACTCTAACGAAGATGTATAGCAAGATCAGTCAAAAAAAGATGGGTagtaagaggaagaagaagaataagaagatgtgGCTAGtgcagcaaaaaaaaaagcaattaCCTTTTAGTCTATGTAAGCAGTCAGAGTCGTGCTCTACTGATAGTTATTCCTGATGAGTACGGTTCAAATACTTGTTCTAGTGGTTTGAGTCTGATTGCAGACTTGGCTCAGTCCAGTCCCCTGCAGTCTATTGGCAGCTCTGTGTAGAAATTATAGTGTAATGTCGTTGTCATCTGTGGAAAAGTTGAATTCCTTGCCAGCCTTATTCCTTGTCATCTGTAGTTAAACAGTGAGTTGTGCTCTACTTATTGTTATACCTGAGACGTACAGTTCACATATACTAATGCATGCCGTGTTCTAGTGGTTTGACTGTGTGTGCTGACTTGGTCCAGTCCAGTCCCCTGAAGTCTATTGGCAGCTTTCAGCGTGGATATTCTAGTCTAATGTCATTGTCATCTTTGGAAGAAATGAATTACCATGTCATGGGTCAGAAGCCCGAACCGTCTTTTGTTCCCAGCCACACAATTTGAGAGaatattttttttctcttttgggcATTGTGTACACAAACTAAAGTCAAAGATTAGTATTCCAGTTACACTATTACTTGGTAATATGCAGATGGACATGATCAACTAGTCGATGCCAATTCCTTGCCTGCCTTAGTACTCTTAACAGACTAGCTATATCAACTCACTGGTGCATCTGTCCAGCAGTCATGGGGAACCACGGCACATTTCATCGTTCTGTTACCCTACAAACCTTAACTGTCTTCTCCCTCATTGCAGTTTTTGCAGCAGATCATGTCAAGGGACAAGATGATGGTTGCCCACCTTTCTCCTGTGGACATCTCCAAGACATATCGTATCCTTTCCGTCGGCAAGGAGATCCTCTTAAGTGCGGTGTTGAAGCATACGAGCTGGGTTGTACCAGTAGCAAGGCTACAATTCCCATCAACACGGGAACATACGACGTGACTGCGATCAATTACACTGGTTCCTACTTCTGGGTCATGGACACCAACTTTGATGCCAACAGCAGCTGCCCTCTTCCACTGTGGAATCACCTTTCCTATTCATGGGTTGGCACAACTGATTCAGATTCACGTGGCTATAGGAATTTGGCCACACAAAGCAGTCACACAGCATGTTTTGTTAATTGTTCGCGAGCAGTGACAAATAATAGTTCATACAAGCCCATTGCTTGCCTGAGTGCCGGTAATTCACATGTTTATGTCTGGGTTGGCTtctcttgttatgttacctatctTGAACCATATTGTGGATACCTGGCCATGATTCCATTTGGTGAGGGAACTTCTTCTGATTATGTGCTGCCACagaatgcaagtcatgtagatatcacAGAACTCATAAAGAAGGGGTTTACTGTCAAATTTCCTGTGAACATTGATGCCCGGATTGGTTCTGTCTCCAAGGCTATCAATATATGCATCAATGATTCAATCAGGTGATCACCCCCTGGTTTCATATCCTCCTGAATCTCTTTTTTTGAAGAATTAAGTTGGATCATGTCAAACCTTTTTTTTGAGATATGGAAGGATCATCCTCTTTGTacaaaaaattccaaaattaaAATTGCATATGGTGATATGTTTCAAAGAAAGCCAACTCTGATGTTCTGTATTCAAATTAGTTGTGCAGTACTGATGGTGCTATTTAACCTATCTAAGAACTGGGTTCTCTTCTAACAATGGTACGATTTGCAGCTTCTTCAAGGAGCAATTATCTGATGCAAGTATCATGAACTTGACTCGTGCTTTCTTTTGGAGTGATATGCACTTCTTCGAATGTTTGTTTGATAGATACTACATTTACGACTACGCAAGACTCTCTATTTTGGCTGCTATTGCTACCCCGAAGTTCCTTTTTGGTGCGTGAGTATTTTACATGTTTTTACCTTTCAATTTCTCTGCATTCTTCTAAATGCTTCTAATCATCAAGGCAGAACCTTGGAATACACGTATACCTATGCTTTCATGTTCATCTAACTTACATGAGTAAATGCCAACTTGTTGGGCAGTACTATGCAGGTTCTTGTTGGCCCCCCTGGCTCTATGGACATTCCTAGTCTACAAATACTGGAAAACAAGGATCACAATTGACGCAGTCGAGAAGTTCCTCAGGATTCAACATATTGTTGGTCCGATGAGGTATGCGTACACAGACATCGTTGCAGTCACAAGCCATTTCAGAGATAAATTGGGCCAAGGGGGGTACGGCTCAGTGTACAAGGGTGTGCTACTCCCAGGCGGTGCCCATGTCGCTGTGAAGATGCTAGAGGGCAACTCCAGCTGCAACGGAGAAGATTTCATCAGCGAGGTCTCCACCATCGGCAGGATCCACCATGTCAACGTGGTGCGTTTAGTTGGGTTCTGCTCGGAGGAAATGAGAAGGGCCCTAGTGTACGAGTACATGCCCCGTGGTTCTCTGGACAAGTACATCTTCTCTGCTGAGAAGAGATTTTCATGGGAAAAGCTCAACGAGATTGCTTTGGGCATCGCCAGGGGGATCAACTACTTGCATCAGGGTTGCGACATGCAGATTCTACACTTCGACATCAAGCCGCACAACATCCTCCTCGACAGCAATTTTGTCCCGAAGGTTGCTGATTTTGGACTCGCCAAACTGTACCCAAGGGGCGACAGTTTCGTCCCGCTAAGTGCGATGCGGGGTACCATCGGCTACATAGCTCCCGAGATGATCTCCCGGAGCTTCGGTGTTGTATCGAGCAAGTCCGATGTGTACAGCTTCGGGATGCTGCTTCTAGAGATGGCAGGTGGAAGAAGGAATGCCGACCCAAACATGGCGACCTCAAGCCAGGCGTACTACCCATCATGGGTATACGACCAGCTGACTCTGCAAGGAGAAGCAGGCGAGATGTCTCCTGTTATTGCTGACATGCacgagctggagaagaagctGTGCGTCGTCGGATTATGGTGTATCCAGATGAGGTCTTGCGACCGGCCAACGATGAGTGAGGTCATGCAGATGCTGGAAGCTGGGGCTGACGTCCTGCAGATGCCGTTGAGGCCATTTTTCTGCGACGAAGGGCACATCCATGTGGAGGACTCGTACCATTTCACTTCCGAGTTGACCACGGTGTCGGAGGCATTGACTGCTGTGTCTGAGGAGGATGAAGAGTGAAATACTACATGATATGTGATCTGACTTTATGTTTGCATGTTTATATCATGGGGTGATGCACTTAGCTCCTCATCATGTTAATTATGGTTGTATTTGTACTAGTACTGGCAAGTAGCGGCCCCTCTCTCCCTTTAAACTTATTATTAGAGGAACAAACATAGTAATTTCAAATAAGTTTGAAATCTACAATTATTTGTGTGTTTTTCTGTTCAATACTTTTAGATTAGATGCAACTCTGATTGATCTAATGTCCAACACCTGGAAGAATTTTCTCTCCATGGTGGCCTGATGGGCGAGGTGAGAAAAGTAACACTTTTTCTTATTGGAGAAAACAAATATTTTTCAGAAAACTTTGTATTTGTTTTTCCATTATTCTTGATACCACGGTAGCCCAAATGGTACTGAATATGGTCACATGCATATGGATGAACATTCCATCAACATCACTGAAGCTAACTTGCATCAAATTTTCTGCACATGATTTAGTCATAGCACCATTTCTATACTTAACTGCAGCCGCATTAAATATGTTGCATCCGACTTCCATGAGACACTAAGACAAGTTTTTTCGACAGCAGGAACATAGCTCAGCTCCCTA from Lolium rigidum isolate FL_2022 chromosome 4, APGP_CSIRO_Lrig_0.1, whole genome shotgun sequence encodes the following:
- the LOC124649500 gene encoding rust resistance kinase Lr10-like; its protein translation is MGNHGTFHRSVTLQTLTVFSLIAVFAADHVKGQDDGCPPFSCGHLQDISYPFRRQGDPLKCGVEAYELGCTSSKATIPINTGTYDVTAINYTGSYFWVMDTNFDANSSCPLPLWNHLSYSWVGTTDSDSRGYRNLATQSSHTACFVNCSRAVTNNSSYKPIACLSAGNSHVYVWVGFSCYVTYLEPYCGYLAMIPFGEGTSSDYVLPQNASHVDITELIKKGFTVKFPVNIDARIGSVSKAINICINDSISFFKEQLSDASIMNLTRAFFWSDMHFFECLFDRYYIYDYARLSILAAIATPKFLFVLCRFLLAPLALWTFLVYKYWKTRITIDAVEKFLRIQHIVGPMRYAYTDIVAVTSHFRDKLGQGGYGSVYKGVLLPGGAHVAVKMLEGNSSCNGEDFISEVSTIGRIHHVNVVRLVGFCSEEMRRALVYEYMPRGSLDKYIFSAEKRFSWEKLNEIALGIARGINYLHQGCDMQILHFDIKPHNILLDSNFVPKVADFGLAKLYPRGDSFVPLSAMRGTIGYIAPEMISRSFGVVSSKSDVYSFGMLLLEMAGGRRNADPNMATSSQAYYPSWVYDQLTLQGEAGEMSPVIADMHELEKKLCVVGLWCIQMRSCDRPTMSEVMQMLEAGADVLQMPLRPFFCDEGHIHVEDSYHFTSELTTVSEALTAVSEEDEE